In Cryptococcus neoformans var. neoformans B-3501A chromosome 11, whole genome shotgun sequence, the genomic window GATCAGTCATATCACAGCTTGAACGATCCCAACCATCTCGAAGATGCATCTGTCCTCTTGAGCATGGCTTATCCCGGTGGGGTCCCTGGGAATGACAGACAATCGCAAGAACAAAGAGATTTGCCGGAATGGGCTAGCAATCCCACAATCAACTTGATTATGGAGACTGCTGTTGCCAACCGCGAACGCGAAGATGCCAACAAAACCCCTTCCAACGACAACGACAACGGTACCGGTCCCAACCCATCGCCCATTGAGGTCCAACCTCAAACTGTCGCTGCCTCTGCTGGCGATTCTGTTACGTCTGTCCCCGAGCAAACGGAGATGTCAGCACCCGTCTCTTCTGCCCCTGAAGTCGCGCCTTCAGGGCAACAAGAGATTGACCCAAGGCTCCAGAATGACTCTGCTCCGGAGTCCACTTCTGGTACTGCCGAGGGTTTTCTCAACGCGATGAGCTGGTTGTCGGGAATGGACAACCAGGGAGTGTTCAACAAGACGGGCAACACGCCTGATACTTCCAATTGGGTAAGTTCGGTTTGATGTGTCCGGAAATATAAAGTATGATATGCTGATAATCGTTTCGGAAGTCCCTTTTGCGATCACCCAAAAATACCCCTTTTTCtatttcttctttattctctccttccgcTTATGGACTGCAAAGTGACTTCGCCAATGATTCCACCTCCAAtgacaacagcaacaaccaGCAAAGCTCCCCAAATGTGCTCCATATCCTTGAACAGCTCGCCATGTACGAAGTCCCTCAAACGGCTGCGAACCCCAACCCCGAACGGCCTCTTCTCCGTGTTCATCACGGCGAAATCGCAACTCTCGCTGGGGACGAAATTGACAAAAGCAGCCGATTCTACATCCCGGCGGATCAATTTAAGGGATGTTACCAAATTCCTCACTGGGCCCTCCCACCTCTTCGCACTCTCTCAATGATGGCTTGTCGTACTTTCCATACCGTCCTCAAccacttttcctttgtcCACCTTCCCACGTTCAGGCTTATTGATACCTCTGCTTGTCTGGCTTTTGCCATCTGCACTGTAGGCGGTATCAGGACGGGCAACTCATCCATATCGGACCAATACCTCTGGCAACCTCCTACCGGCGACGGCCGGCCCAATCCTGAACGGTCCAAGGCCTTAGACGGCCCTGTTGTTCCTGATCAGAGCTGGGAGAGTTTGTATGAGGAGAATTGGTATCGTTGTAACGAGCCAGTCCGGGCTCGACAGGTGTCCGATGTGACTAACTGGAAGAATGGATTGGTTGTGAGGAGCGAAAAGATGAACATGCTCGTTAAGTCGTTTTCGCTCGCAAAAGGGGTTTTGATGACCGAATATAATGTTGCGCTGTTGCAAGCGTTGATCCTTTATCATGCTCCTAATTTTTTgagtgaggatgaaagggaaCGGGCGTCCGCGAATATGTTCTTGGGTACTATTGTCAATGTGCGTTCTGATTTGCTTGCTTGGTTGTATAGGTATGGAGCAAAGAGGTCTAATGTACTTGGCAGGTCACTCGTCAAATTGGATTCTTCACATCCGAGAACGACCATTACGCCCAAACGATTCGCGTCCCCGAGGAACCATATACTCCCAACGAGCTCGACCGATGCTGGCGCGAATGGATCCAGCTCGAAACCCGACGCCGAACAGCATACCTCGTCTACCAACTCGACACCATCTCCGCCCTCGAATCAAACATTCCTTGTATCCTCTCTCCATGCGAAGTAGCGCACATCCCCCTTCCAGCACCTGATACGCTGTGGAAAGCCCCCACTGCCGAAGCTTGGCTTAAAGCCGTAAAGAAGTATAGACCTATGACGTTGGACGAAGCTATGCGTCGaacattcttcctccccaccTACGGCGCCTTCGACAAGCTGCACCAAAAGGCTGATACGCAATTTtaccatctcctcaacgAAAGTGATTACGGTCCTTTTGCTCGTATGGCTATGGTGATCACCCTTCTTCGAGGCGTTATTGACATcggggaagggaagcgTGATAGAGGAGACTGGAGGGATTTGACGGATTTGTGGGTGGGTTGTGCGTGGTTGAGGCCCGAAAGGGTGATGCTTGCGCAGGATGGAGCGGATTTGGGAGTGATTACCAGGGACAGTTTGAAGGATAGGTTCAGGCAGGCTCTTCAAAAAGTAAGCGAGAACAAAGATGATCTTGATTTGGGTGCTAATGATATTTTCATagtggagagaaggatgggacTTTGATAGTCTTTGTGCTTGTCCCACGTCGGGTGTTACTAAATGCACCAACGGAATGGTCAGCCCTGAAAACAGTGGTTCGGAAGGGTCGCCCAACTctgatgagaatgagataCCCAAGGAAACTTTGAATTATTGTGATGGTGAGGCGCCATGGCTTTTAAACCCCTCTTTTAAGCATGCTAATTCCTTTATCTTGTAGATGGACTACCTATCTACTGGCTTGCTCAAGCTCTACTCAACATACTCTACGCTAGCTCCCAATCTCCTGGTACGAACGTCTTCAGCGGTTTACATTACGGCGATATGCTCAAGTCCGCACGTACATTCACAAGAACAGGCGAGGGTGTGCCTATAAAGATAAAAAATATGAGCGCTTCGCAAGCAAGGGATGGAAACCACCGTAACTCCTATTCTGAAAATCCAGTCTCCATCCAATTGACATCAGGACGCAAACAAAGTAACCCCCCTACCCCAGCACAAACATCTTCCAATCCGCCTTCTGTAGGATCCACCAATTTTAACCCCCCCGAAGCCGAATTATCGGGCATGAACGAAGGTACCTTCGCAGGTATCTTACAGGCTCTTGCTGCTAATTCGGGGGAGTTCGGGATGAATATCGGTTTGAATGTGGATGGTTATCCAACTCAGCCTGGTTCTGGTTCTGATTTTGGTCCTGGATCTGGGGCTGCGGGTGACAGTAGTACCGCCGTCACTTCACCCCAAGCGAATGTCGGTGCAAGCAATATCGTCAGTAGTAGCGGAGGTAATGGAAACATGGAACTTACGGAGAACGATTTGGCGAAGCATCTTGGGTTCATGATATGACCAGCAGGCCGCTTGGACCAAAAGAGAGATgtggtgaaggagatgtgTGTGATGTGTATTTTTTTGTGAGATTTGTTTCCTTTCGAGGTATTTTCTTGTGGATATGATTCGTACGGACAGGGTGGTCGTCGACAGTCTGCGAAATACAGCTTGTCAAAAAGGCATAGATCGAGTGTTCTTGTAGTGATTCTTTTGTTTGTTATGGTATATTGATTTGTTTACGTCTCAGAAAAAAGTAGCTTCTACAGCTGTCGGGTAATTGTTCGTTGATTCTCAGCCCTTTTTTTCGCGTCTTTGTGAGGTATGGGTCGACAACATTATGTAGAGTGGTGCATTTGTCTGAACACTACCCCTCTGTTAATGGCATTCCCATCACCGTCGCTGTCGCTTCTTTTTCTATATACTTTTTTCCTATTTGCCAAATATGAAAAGACGCTCAAGAAATGCTACGGCTTTACCATCTGTTTAAACTATTGACCCCGATACCATCTATAACTAATTACTCACTTTGGAATGAAGGCCGTTGTCATAAATTTATCTGTGCTAACATTTGTAAGACGGTCATTTCTTCACATGTCTCCAGCTGAGATGGCCATTACTACAGTTTCCCTCaatctccaccaccttccaccGAGAACACACTTCCCTCATTTATGTTCTCTCGATCTGTAGCTTTCCCCTACAGAAATCAAGGATTATACGATAGAAGGTGTAAATAATGCAGCAAACAAACTGTATTGATTAGCGAGAAGTATCTTCTTAGCTTGCAGTAGTCTTACGGTATGATTGTAGCATAGCGATACTCTCTGAATTATTAAGAGTACGAGTACAGCTTTGCCATTCGTTCAGTTGCTCGTAGATGACAGAACATTTGTTCCGGATGGAGCGTCTCAATACGTAAAGACGACGACGGATATCACCAATGGATGTCGATATGAAATTAACAACGAGAGACCATATACCTATTACAACGATATCTTAACCGTCATTATTCGCCCATACGGTTATACAAAACATTAATAGTATAAGAACAGTTCTTCGGCTTCCCTCGATCAAATCTACCCTTATTTGAAGAAACCGCCACCGCGACCGTCCAATCGCCACTCGACGTGTAACCTCCAACACATAGAGGGCCATTGCCGTTCATGGCAGCATTTGCCTTTCCGACATCCCTCGTAGCGGAGAATTCAGTGGCCAAACCATTCGCAGACACAGACATAACTCCCTCAGGTGCGTTTGCCGGAGGCGTAGGGCCAGGGAAAGCCGAAGATGAGCAGGAAAGAGAAACGTTTGCTTGTACATTTCCCCAATGTTTCCAGGTAAGACATCAATCGCTTTACATGTTGCCAATCTGGACGAAAGAGTGTGGATACTCATTAGATACAGATCTACAGTCGTGTGGAATACCTCAAGAGACATCTAAGAAGACGTTCGTACCACTTACTGCCATGCCCATGCAATTTGTATGTCTGGTGGACTCGCTTACATGTCTTTCTCCTACAGATGAAAACGACAGACCCTTCCCGTGCAAAGATTGCCGCAAGGCCTTTACTCGAAGGTAAGCTGATTATCCCCTTCCCGATTGATGGCTTGCAGTGGTACCTACCAATCGTAATCGGCACGTATTTACAGAAATGggtctccttctttctgccaTCATCGCCACACTTCTTCTGTATATGCTGACTTATCTCCAGCGATGTTCTCCTacgtcatcatcgtcgctGCCATCCCAATCCACCTTCTGCCGATATTTCAAGCAGTTCACCAGTATCTAACAATGCCCAAGGAAATATGCTTGCTTATTCTTCTAGAATAGATGCCCGTGAGGCCTCACCATCCCGTGAAGGCCCGCGTAAGCCTGGAAGACACAGAAcgagaaaagaggaaagcgtTCTTGCTCAATTTGATCCCACTTTAAGGGATGATCTTGACGATAAGGACAAGGGTAGGAACCATTCTGGTGCTTGCCATAGCGACGATACCATTGGCAATTATCCGAACTACTCTCCTCAACTCTTGCCATCAAGCAGAGGAAATCGAACCAATCTCGCTCTAGACGATTCAAATCAACTTGATGAAACTTCGGCTCTTCTTAATATGGCATATGCTACTGATATTGCCAGCAACAACGTACAGCCACGAGAGGGGAGTGGACTATCTTTATGGGGAGATGATCCAGCCGTGAACCTCATCATGgcggctgctgctggcggCGATAATAATTCGTCTAATCATGGCGGATCCGATCCATCCACTGTTGGAGCTCAACCTCATTCTATTGCTTTCACTTCTGGAAACTCTCGTGCATCGATTTCCAGCCTTATCGGTTCTGAATCAGAGTTATCGGGCCAAGGGAATGTCGATTCGACGTTGCCAAATTTCGGAGGTTTTCATTCTACCGTCTGGTCATCGGGAATAGAAACACAAGGGGGGACAAACGTGGCGGATGGCGGGTCTGATAGTTTTAGCTGGGTAGGTGGCCGCTCTCTTCGTA contains:
- a CDS encoding hypothetical protein (HMMPfam hit to zf-C2H2, Zinc finger, C2H2 type, score: 62.5, E(): 1.1e-15) → MAAPISATGESPIVAKSTPSTISGPPAVTSTTGGGGRGRGKDGKEKETFACTFPGCGQTYSRMEYLKRHQRKHQDDRPFQCKDCSKAFARSDVLLRHRRRCHPTPPPVDHSTSPPALNRIYNGMPVSSSRTDAREASPSHHRSRKHPRQSHGDEERDHSRARIDPALRDDYDESSGERYRDNGHDSNDMYGQYYNASANDDHPNYSSHLMPMFNQDQSYHSLNDPNHLEDASVLLSMAYPGGVPGNDRQSQEQRDLPEWASNPTINLIMETAVANREREDANKTPSNDNDNGTGPNPSPIEVQPQTVAASAGDSVTSVPEQTEMSAPVSSAPEVAPSGQQEIDPRLQNDSAPESTSGTAEGFLNAMSWLSGMDNQGVFNKTGNTPDTSNWSLLRSPKNTPFSISSLFSPSAYGLQSDFANDSTSNDNSNNQQSSPNVLHILEQLAMYEVPQTAANPNPERPLLRVHHGEIATLAGDEIDKSSRFYIPADQFKGCYQIPHWALPPLRTLSMMACRTFHTVLNHFSFVHLPTFRLIDTSACLAFAICTVGGIRTGNSSISDQYLWQPPTGDGRPNPERSKALDGPVVPDQSWESLYEENWYRCNEPVRARQVSDVTNWKNGLVVRSEKMNMLVKSFSLAKGVLMTEYNVALLQALILYHAPNFLSEDERERASANMFLGTIVNVTRQIGFFTSENDHYAQTIRVPEEPYTPNELDRCWREWIQLETRRRTAYLVYQLDTISALESNIPCILSPCEVAHIPLPAPDTLWKAPTAEAWLKAVKKYRPMTLDEAMRRTFFLPTYGAFDKLHQKADTQFYHLLNESDYGPFARMAMVITLLRGVIDIGEGKRDRGDWRDLTDLWVGCAWLRPERVMLAQDGADLGVITRDSLKDRFRQALQKWREGWDFDSLCACPTSGVTKCTNGMVSPENSGSEGSPNSDENEIPKETLNYCDDGLPIYWLAQALLNILYASSQSPGTNVFSGLHYGDMLKSARTFTRTGEGVPIKIKNMSASQARDGNHRNSYSENPVSIQLTSGRKQSNPPTPAQTSSNPPSVGSTNFNPPEAELSGMNEGTFAGILQALAANSGEFGMNIGLNVDGYPTQPGSGSDFGPGSGAAGDSSTAVTSPQANVGASNIVSSSGGNGNMELTENDLAKHLGFMI